In Natrinema sp. SYSU A 869, the following proteins share a genomic window:
- a CDS encoding IclR family transcriptional regulator, producing MEDQTKTRAKTTQSSLEVVEALRELGGSTLEELSEHTGFSTSTVHRHLATLRDYNYVTQEDDLYRVGLQFLTMGGYAQREIDAYPAIKEKVDQLAIDMDERAQFIVEENGQRVYLYTEVGQSAVQTGARIGKRGELYTSAAGKAILANLPEERTHEIIDMRGLSGDASNAITSKEALFETLEEIRERGYAFNRQETTDGVHAIGAAVTDANDEVLGALSVAGPAHRLKGDTLTEVLPEQILGTVNELELHIQHSAHS from the coding sequence ATGGAAGATCAAACAAAAACACGAGCGAAGACAACACAAAGTTCACTAGAAGTCGTTGAAGCGCTACGTGAACTTGGCGGTTCGACTTTAGAGGAGCTATCCGAACATACGGGATTTTCCACGAGTACTGTTCACAGGCATTTGGCGACGCTTCGAGATTACAACTACGTCACTCAGGAAGATGATCTCTATCGAGTTGGCCTCCAGTTCCTTACGATGGGAGGGTATGCACAGCGTGAGATAGATGCATATCCAGCCATCAAAGAAAAGGTAGACCAGCTTGCTATTGATATGGATGAACGTGCGCAGTTTATTGTCGAAGAAAACGGTCAACGGGTATATCTTTACACCGAGGTTGGGCAGAGCGCGGTCCAGACCGGTGCGCGTATCGGAAAGCGTGGCGAACTCTACACCAGCGCTGCCGGGAAGGCAATTCTAGCGAACTTACCGGAAGAGCGTACCCACGAAATAATCGATATGCGCGGCCTTTCCGGAGATGCTAGCAATGCCATCACTTCCAAGGAGGCGCTATTTGAGACCCTAGAAGAAATCAGAGAGCGGGGATATGCGTTCAACAGGCAGGAGACGACAGACGGAGTCCACGCGATTGGTGCCGCCGTAACAGACGCTAACGATGAGGTTCTTGGCGCACTCAGCGTTGCGGGTCCGGCTCACCGGCTGAAGGGTGATACCTTGACTGAGGTGTTACCGGAGCAGATCTTGGGCACCGTCAATGAATTAGAACTCCATATCCAACACTCAGCTCACTCCTGA
- a CDS encoding NADPH:quinone reductase, translating to MQAVRYHEHGDESVLAFEEDIDKPLPTADQVLVRIEVASVNPIDTYLREGNISPMTGLPHVGGSDMAGVVEDVGEDVTTFEPGDRVFATGLGIFSPGTYAEYTVSSADMLAHLPEEVSFRDGAAAAMAFATAWRALINRGELSLGDVCLVQGASGGVGHAAVQVAAQAGSYVIGTAREGEPASLARSLGADAVIDYRTDDTASSLKEAADGQQLDVVLEPHADSHLEADLECLTRGGRVVIIGEESSIKIPSGPAMTAKQADADLRFMSLAASTDDQAQILRQVASRLADGRFTVKIDRVFGLNELPAAHERLMSSGVLGKIIIDPSI from the coding sequence ACACGGCGACGAGAGCGTATTGGCCTTCGAAGAGGATATCGACAAACCACTTCCGACTGCGGATCAGGTGCTCGTCCGTATAGAGGTAGCTAGCGTCAACCCTATCGATACGTACCTTCGTGAAGGGAATATTTCACCGATGACCGGTCTCCCTCATGTCGGTGGCTCCGACATGGCGGGTGTCGTCGAAGACGTTGGTGAGGATGTCACTACCTTCGAACCAGGTGATCGGGTATTTGCTACTGGTCTGGGAATTTTCTCGCCCGGAACATATGCAGAGTATACAGTCTCATCAGCGGATATGCTTGCTCACCTTCCTGAAGAGGTCTCTTTCCGCGATGGAGCAGCAGCCGCAATGGCGTTTGCCACCGCCTGGCGAGCACTAATTAACCGCGGCGAACTCTCGCTCGGAGACGTCTGTCTAGTTCAGGGTGCATCTGGCGGTGTCGGTCATGCTGCCGTTCAAGTCGCAGCCCAAGCAGGTAGCTACGTGATCGGAACAGCTCGAGAGGGTGAGCCGGCCTCATTGGCCCGCTCACTCGGAGCAGATGCTGTCATCGACTATCGTACTGACGATACGGCAAGTAGTCTCAAGGAGGCCGCTGACGGACAGCAGCTTGATGTAGTGCTCGAGCCACACGCTGATTCACACCTTGAGGCCGACCTCGAATGCCTTACACGAGGTGGACGTGTGGTAATTATCGGTGAAGAGTCGTCTATTAAGATTCCTTCTGGCCCTGCAATGACGGCGAAGCAGGCCGACGCTGACCTGCGGTTTATGTCGCTAGCGGCTTCAACGGACGATCAAGCGCAGATCCTACGCCAAGTGGCCTCGCGGCTTGCTGATGGTCGGTTCACGGTAAAGATCGACCGTGTATTCGGTCTCAACGAACTGCCGGCAGCTCACGAACGACTCATGTCCTCCGGTGTACTCGGAAAGATAATCATTGATCCCAGTATCTAA